In the Rhinoderma darwinii isolate aRhiDar2 chromosome 13, aRhiDar2.hap1, whole genome shotgun sequence genome, one interval contains:
- the GALK1 gene encoding galactokinase isoform X2 has protein sequence MSLEALPLITVIVGSPRDDGKICIVTTAEGADEPYKVEFETPSVNRPLTPGAPKWANYVKGVIQHYRAGPIPGFNAVIATSVPLGGGLSSSASLEVASYTFLQQLCQDDGDLVQKALACQKAEHTFSGVPCGIMDQFISVMGKECHAMLIDCRSLEVKPLPLTDPNLSVLITNSNVRHELTGSEYPTRRRQCKEAAKALGKESLRDASMEDLEAQKDSLSEVCYTRARHVITEIERTTKAAEALENGDYRLFGKLMVESHNSLRDDYEVSCPELDELVSIAVEIPGVYGSRMTGGGFGGCTVTLLETSVAEKTKRQIKEKFNGSPSFYMTKPSAGCGVLQQ, from the exons ATGTCATTGGAG GCCCTGCCGCTCATCACCGTTATAGTCGGGAGCCCCCGGGATGATGGAAAGATTTGTATTGTTACTACAGCTGAGGGGGCTGATGAGCCGTATAAAGTGGAATTTGAGACTCCAAGTGTGAACAGACCTCTAACACCGGGAGCTCCAAAATGGGCTAATTATGTGAAGGGGGTTATTCAGCATTACAGAG CTGGCCCCATTCCAGGGTTTAATGCCGTGATTGCCACCAGTGTGCCATTGGGTGGCGGTCTGTCAAGTTCTGCATCTCTAGAAGTTGCTTCCTATACCTTCTTGCAACAACTGTGCCAAG ATGATGGCGATCTTGTTCAGAAGGCACTTGCCTGTCAAAAAGCTGAACATACATTTTCCGGAGTGCCCTGTGGGATCATGGACCAGTTTATATCTGTAATGGGAAAAGAGTGCCATGCTATGCTCATTGACTGCAG GTCTCTGGAAGTAAAACCACTTCCCCTGACCGATCCCAATTTGTCCGTACTCATCACAAATTCTAACGTACGCCATGAACTAACCGGCAGCGAGTATCCCACACGCAGGAGACAGTGCAAGGAGGCAGCAAAGGCTCTTGGGAAAGAAAGTTTGAGGGATGCCAGTATGGAAGATCTGGAGG CTCAAAAAGACAGTCTTAGTGAGGTGTGCTACACCCGAGCCCGCCATGTCATCACAGAAATAGAGCGCACAACGAAGGCAGCGGAAGCTTTGGAGAACGGGGATTACCGATTGTTTGGTAAATTAATGGTGGAGAGCCACAACTCATTGAG GGATGATTATGAGGTTAGCTGTCCAGAGCTGGATGAGTTGGTTTCAATCGCAGTGGAAATTCCAGGTGTTTATGGCAGCAGGATGACAGGAGGAGGTTTTGGAGGTTGTACAGTAACTTTACTGGAGACTTCAGTTGCTGAGAAGACCAAACGGCAAATTAAG gAGAAATTCAATGGATCGCCATCATTCTACATGACCAAGCCGTCGGCTGGATGTGGGGTATTGCAACAATAA
- the GALK1 gene encoding galactokinase isoform X1, translating into MSLPEKEARRVFVEIFGEAEPHIAVFAPGRVNLIGEHTDYNGGFVLPMALPLITVIVGSPRDDGKICIVTTAEGADEPYKVEFETPSVNRPLTPGAPKWANYVKGVIQHYRAGPIPGFNAVIATSVPLGGGLSSSASLEVASYTFLQQLCQDDGDLVQKALACQKAEHTFSGVPCGIMDQFISVMGKECHAMLIDCRSLEVKPLPLTDPNLSVLITNSNVRHELTGSEYPTRRRQCKEAAKALGKESLRDASMEDLEAQKDSLSEVCYTRARHVITEIERTTKAAEALENGDYRLFGKLMVESHNSLRDDYEVSCPELDELVSIAVEIPGVYGSRMTGGGFGGCTVTLLETSVAEKTKRQIKEKFNGSPSFYMTKPSAGCGVLQQ; encoded by the exons ATGTCTCTACCTGAGAAGGAAGCGCGGCGGGTGTTTGTGGAGATCTTCGGCGAGGCTGAGCCTCACATCGCAGTGTTCGCCCCCGGCAGGGTGAATCTGATCGGCGAGCACACCGACTATAATGGAGGCTTCGTGCTGCCCATG GCCCTGCCGCTCATCACCGTTATAGTCGGGAGCCCCCGGGATGATGGAAAGATTTGTATTGTTACTACAGCTGAGGGGGCTGATGAGCCGTATAAAGTGGAATTTGAGACTCCAAGTGTGAACAGACCTCTAACACCGGGAGCTCCAAAATGGGCTAATTATGTGAAGGGGGTTATTCAGCATTACAGAG CTGGCCCCATTCCAGGGTTTAATGCCGTGATTGCCACCAGTGTGCCATTGGGTGGCGGTCTGTCAAGTTCTGCATCTCTAGAAGTTGCTTCCTATACCTTCTTGCAACAACTGTGCCAAG ATGATGGCGATCTTGTTCAGAAGGCACTTGCCTGTCAAAAAGCTGAACATACATTTTCCGGAGTGCCCTGTGGGATCATGGACCAGTTTATATCTGTAATGGGAAAAGAGTGCCATGCTATGCTCATTGACTGCAG GTCTCTGGAAGTAAAACCACTTCCCCTGACCGATCCCAATTTGTCCGTACTCATCACAAATTCTAACGTACGCCATGAACTAACCGGCAGCGAGTATCCCACACGCAGGAGACAGTGCAAGGAGGCAGCAAAGGCTCTTGGGAAAGAAAGTTTGAGGGATGCCAGTATGGAAGATCTGGAGG CTCAAAAAGACAGTCTTAGTGAGGTGTGCTACACCCGAGCCCGCCATGTCATCACAGAAATAGAGCGCACAACGAAGGCAGCGGAAGCTTTGGAGAACGGGGATTACCGATTGTTTGGTAAATTAATGGTGGAGAGCCACAACTCATTGAG GGATGATTATGAGGTTAGCTGTCCAGAGCTGGATGAGTTGGTTTCAATCGCAGTGGAAATTCCAGGTGTTTATGGCAGCAGGATGACAGGAGGAGGTTTTGGAGGTTGTACAGTAACTTTACTGGAGACTTCAGTTGCTGAGAAGACCAAACGGCAAATTAAG gAGAAATTCAATGGATCGCCATCATTCTACATGACCAAGCCGTCGGCTGGATGTGGGGTATTGCAACAATAA